Sequence from the uncultured Flavobacterium sp. genome:
AGTAATACTTGGACGAATTCTAGGAATAATAGCATCGAATTGATTTAGTATTTTTCCGCCACGATAATGAATTTCTGGTGTCTTTGCGTCAAGTTTCATATAACATTCCTTGATGTTTAAGAAATGCATTTCATGACCGCGCATTTCGCCCGCTTCCATGATTCTTTTATTGCTGTATAATTCAGGATTACTGGCAAGAAGACCAATTCGCAATCCAGAAGTTGCTTTTTCAGAGTTTTGGTATAATTCTTTTAGAGATTCTGGAGTTGGCTGACCTAATAAATATTTTTCTTCGGGATCAACCAAAACACGTCCGCTCATGGCTTCACGGCCTAAAAGCATACGGAAACCCATTGAATCTCTGTTAGTCAAAGTCATTTCTATTGGCCATTTGATATCGCCAAGTTTAATGTGAGTTTGAATAACATAACGATGTTCTCTGAATCCGCTTGAACTTTTTACAATTCGTTTATCAACCAGCGGAGCTTCACAATGAATAATGGTTTTGATGTTATTCTGAATAGGATTAATATCAAATTTTACCCAATTGGTATCATTTTTAATAAAAGGAGCTATGTTTATGGCGTGCATTGCCGAAGTTTTGGCACCAGAGTCCACACGAGCCTTGATCGTTGGAATTCCTAGTTCTGGAAATGAGCACCATTCTTCGCTACCTAAAATGACTTTGTTTTGAAGCATACGTAATTTTTTATTATAGAATTTAATAGCCAAAAATAGCTATTTGCTTTTACTAAAGATAGTAAATTATCTAAAAAAAATACCCGTTATGTTATGAAAACGTAACGGGTTTGTTATTTCTGTTATAAAACTTAACTATCTTATTGATTTGTTGGTTCTTCAGCTTTGTGTATTTCTACTGAAAGTTCTTGAGAATCATCTTTTAAATCCATTAAGATTTCGTCACCTGAATGTATTTTTGAAGTTATGATTTCTTCTGCTAACAAATCTTCAACATATTTCTGAATTGCTCTTTTTAGAGGTCTTGCTCCAAATTGTCTGTCAAAGCCTTTTTCTGCAATAAATGCTTTTGCTTTGTCGGTAAGATTTAGCTTGTAACCTAATTCAGCAATACGAGAATAAAGTTTTGCAAGTTCAATATCGATAATTAAATCAATGTCGCCTTTTTCTAATGCGTTGAATACGATTACGTCATCAATTCTGTTTAAGAATTCTGGTGCGAAAGTTTTTTTCAATGCATTTTCGATAATGCTTTTTGAGTTTTCATCGGCTTGAGCCACTTTTGCAGCAGTTCCGAATCCTACACCTTGTCCAAAATCTTTTAATTGACGTGCTCCAACGTTAGAAGTCATGATAATGATTGTGTTTTTAAAGTCGATTTTGCGACCTAAACTATCTGTCAAATATCCATCATCAAGAACCTGAAGCATCATATTGAATACATCCGGATGCGCTTTTTCGATCTCGTCTAAAAGAACAACACAATATGGTTTTCTACGAACTTTTTCAGTCAATTGTCCACCTTCTTCATATCCTACGTATCCCGGAGGCGCTCCAACTAAACGCGAGATCGCAAATTTCTCCATGTATTCACTCATGTCAATACGAACTAACGCATCTTCTGAATCGAATAATTCTTTTGCAAGAACTTTTGCCAATTGTGTTTTACCAACTCCAGTCTGACCTAAGAAAATGAACGAACCAATTGGTTTGTTAGGATCTTTAAGTCCGGCTCTGTTACGTTGAATAGAGCGTGCAATTTTAAGAACAGCTTCGTTTTGACCAATTACTTTATTCTGAATTAATTCAGGTAATTTAGCTAGTTTGTTGCTTTCTGTTTGTGCAATTCTGTTTACAGGAATTCCAGTCATCATCGAAACAACATCGGCTACATTATCTTCTGTAACTTCAATTCTGTTATTTTTAGAATCTTCTTCCCATTGTTCTTGAGCAACCGCAAGATCTTTTTCGATGCGTTTTTCATCATCGCGAAGTTTGGCAGCCTCTTCGTATTTTTGTTTTTTAACTACCATATTCTTCATTTCACGAACTTCTTCTAACTGACGTTCTAAATCAAGAATTTGTTTTGGAACATCAATGTTAGTAATGTGCACGCGAGATCCGGCTTCGTCAAGAGCATCAATAGCTTTGTCTGGTAAGAAACGCTCAGACATATATCTGTTTGTTAATTTAACACAAGCTTCAATTGCTTCCTGAGTATAAGTTACATTGTGGTGATCTTCGTATTTGTCTTTTACATTGTTCAAAATTGCAATCGTTTCTTCCACAGAAGTTGGTTCAACAATTACTTTTTGAAAACGTCTTTCAAGGGCACCATCTTTCTCAATATATTGTCTGTACTCATCAAGAGTAGTTGCACCAATACATTGAATTTCGCCTCTTGCTAAAGCAGGTTTGAACATGTTTGAAGCATCAAGAGATCCTGTTGCTCCACCAGCGCCTA
This genomic interval carries:
- the rimK gene encoding 30S ribosomal protein S6--L-glutamate ligase; translation: MLQNKVILGSEEWCSFPELGIPTIKARVDSGAKTSAMHAINIAPFIKNDTNWVKFDINPIQNNIKTIIHCEAPLVDKRIVKSSSGFREHRYVIQTHIKLGDIKWPIEMTLTNRDSMGFRMLLGREAMSGRVLVDPEEKYLLGQPTPESLKELYQNSEKATSGLRIGLLASNPELYSNKRIMEAGEMRGHEMHFLNIKECYMKLDAKTPEIHYRGGKILNQFDAIIPRIRPSITFYGCALTRQFEALKVFVLNSATAITQSRDKLYSLQLLLNSGIDIPTTGFANSPLDTDNLIKMVGGSPLIVKLLEGTQGKGVVLAETKKAAESVINAFKSLNANILVQEFIKEANGKDIRCFVIDGKVVAAIQREAMPGEFRANIHLGGTASVIKVTPEEKKIAIKAAKAMDLKVAGVDIIRSSKGPLLLEVNSSPGLEGIEGATNKDIAGEMIRAIEKNFKLI
- a CDS encoding ATP-dependent Clp protease ATP-binding subunit, whose amino-acid sequence is MDDNFSPRVKDVITYSKEEALRLGHDFIGTEHLMLGILRDGNGKAIHILNNLAVDLDHLRRKVEILSPANQSVEVNAEKKNLHLTRQAERALKTTFLEAKVFQSSSISTAHLLLCILRNENDPTTKLLNKLKIDYDIAKEQYLNMTPNEEEFLENLPRNESYNDDSGQDDSLKESSFNNPANKSNKKSKTPVLDNFGRDLTEMAEEGKLDPVVGREKEIERVSQILSRRKKNNPLLIGEPGVGKSAIAEGLALRIIQKKVSRILFHKRVVTLDLASLVAGTKYRGQFEERMKAVMNELEKNDDIILFIDEIHTIVGAGGATGSLDASNMFKPALARGEIQCIGATTLDEYRQYIEKDGALERRFQKVIVEPTSVEETIAILNNVKDKYEDHHNVTYTQEAIEACVKLTNRYMSERFLPDKAIDALDEAGSRVHITNIDVPKQILDLERQLEEVREMKNMVVKKQKYEEAAKLRDDEKRIEKDLAVAQEQWEEDSKNNRIEVTEDNVADVVSMMTGIPVNRIAQTESNKLAKLPELIQNKVIGQNEAVLKIARSIQRNRAGLKDPNKPIGSFIFLGQTGVGKTQLAKVLAKELFDSEDALVRIDMSEYMEKFAISRLVGAPPGYVGYEEGGQLTEKVRRKPYCVVLLDEIEKAHPDVFNMMLQVLDDGYLTDSLGRKIDFKNTIIIMTSNVGARQLKDFGQGVGFGTAAKVAQADENSKSIIENALKKTFAPEFLNRIDDVIVFNALEKGDIDLIIDIELAKLYSRIAELGYKLNLTDKAKAFIAEKGFDRQFGARPLKRAIQKYVEDLLAEEIITSKIHSGDEILMDLKDDSQELSVEIHKAEEPTNQ